The genomic region ATTAGAaagagaaaagggaataagaGGGTAAGGAATCCTCTCTATCCTTCATGCTTAAACACCCATGGTATGAATAGTCCCCTACCTCGAATTCGCAACAAACTTCAAGTTACAGCAATGAGATCTCTCTTTTCTCCTACTTCTTGTTATGTTACGGTTCTCTCTGACTCTGCTGACAACTTATTCTTTCCAAATAACTCCTAACTCTAATTTCCTTCTCtatttgaataaaaccctactatTTTTATTAAATCTACTAACTTCCCTCAACTCTCACTAATTCCACCTCTCCaccttaattctaattaaaattttgttttcctcACCAAAGCTCAATTTCCTctatttctctatttatttaattatataagatcataaataattttgataaaatttactaattttaaaaattataattaaattaaattaaacactctaaattaatttataGTTGACATTAGAAGAAACGATTGGTATAGTTAAACAtagataaatttatatttaacttacgtatgattaaaattgattttacacaattaattcactaaatttaatttttcactCATTCAAAAAAAATCACTACCATAAAACTGAAGACATTATCTTATTCTTACCTATCAATTTGCACTACTCATGGGTCTCATACCATGGCAATAATACCGCAAAGCACACTGATTTGAAGTGGGGCAGATGAGAACTAGATTAAACTCCACTTGTTTGGAAAAGATTCATTTTGATACTATATGATTGATGTTTTCAAACTGGGCTGCTATGATTAAAACAAGTATAAACAAATACAACTTGTACACttgtaaatataaaattaaaaacacACTTTCTTCTATTCAACTTACTTTGAACAAAAAATGAATTTGCTTCCTAATCAACTTGTCACTAAAATTTTGACTTCGTAATAATAAAGAACAAAGTTAAATAATAATAGTGTTACAGGAAATACAAGTTGAAGCTCACATGCATGCATGTAATAAACTAATAATTCTCAACTTGTCACATAATACCAACATATATGACACTACATATTGTACCAGCCAAAATTAAATCATCTATATATACATGCTATCTTCTAACTTGTAACAAACATTCAAGCAAGGTTAGAGAATTGATATTGATAATCAAGAATCAAATCAATAAAATGAGTATGAATATTCATCAAGAGAATTCTCAGAAATCTAGTGGTAAGAAGTTCTTTGAGCGTGCAGCAAAGTGGTTTGAATACAAAGATAAAGGAGAATGGATAAAAGATATGAAAAATAGCATAGGTATAGCAGTTTCTATAATCGCAACCGTAACATTTTCACTCGCCACTAATCCACCCGGTGGCGTCGTGCAAGCGGGTCCTGACGATTTTCCCTTTTCTACAAACGATAcattttgtttgaaattgaatacGACGTCCAGAGATCGTATATGTGCTGGAGAATCTATCTTGGCTACTTCAAACAAGGAAGATTATCTTGCATTTTTGGTATGCAATACAATTTGTTTCATTTCATCACTTAGTGTTCTTCTCTTGCTTGTTAGTGGAATTCCTATAAGAAAAACGTTTCTATTATGGCTTTTGTCATTTGGAATGTGTGTCATACTCACAAGTTTTGCTCTTACCTACATGTTTGCTGTTTATATGGTCACACCAAAAGTCATTTGGAGTTCTCTTTTAGAAAATGTGTTTggtattgttattgttgtttgggCTTCGTTTGTTGTACTTCTTGCTGCTTTTTTCATTGTTCGCCTTATTGTAAGGGGTGTCCATAAAGTTTCGCAACTGAGAAACTTGAATTAATCCAGTCTTTGTGGTTTCAGATTGTTTCACAATAATATGTTTGTTTAAGAGTGTCAAttatgttattaaaaaaaattcaattatgtATTTGTATTGGTTGTAATTTGTATCATGTAGTCGATAAGACTTCATTGATGTTGTACTAGTACTTCTTGTAATTTGAATTCAGTGTTTGGTTAAAATAGGCCTATGTTATGTAATCTAATTCGGTTTATTTATCAAAAAGAATCATGTAATTG from Vicia villosa cultivar HV-30 ecotype Madison, WI unplaced genomic scaffold, Vvil1.0 ctg.000060F_1_1, whole genome shotgun sequence harbors:
- the LOC131623276 gene encoding uncharacterized protein LOC131623276, which translates into the protein MSMNIHQENSQKSSGKKFFERAAKWFEYKDKGEWIKDMKNSIGIAVSIIATVTFSLATNPPGGVVQAGPDDFPFSTNDTFCLKLNTTSRDRICAGESILATSNKEDYLAFLVCNTICFISSLSVLLLLVSGIPIRKTFLLWLLSFGMCVILTSFALTYMFAVYMVTPKVIWSSLLENVFGIVIVVWASFVVLLAAFFIVRLIVRGVHKVSQLRNLN